TGTCCGGAAATTGTTGAAGTTTATTGACCTGAAATTGAAACCAACATCGATAAAAGTATTGGGTTaaaatggatttgaaaaatcttttttttttttttttttttaattcacgtcTGTTGAgattgattttgaaacaaaatttataaCTGTTGAGGTTGATTTCAagaaacctttgaaaatttcaaattaattgagaaaggcaaaaatttcagaattatttcgaaaaagtcgaaaaagtgagaaaatcaatccaaaattttcctactgatattataatatgtatttactGTGCTGGTTCAACATTGAAATTCTGCGAATGCTGAACGAAGTGGAACTTTTGGCTTGGTGGAAGGGGAGGGTGCAGAAGATGAAGAACAACCGAAAAATACGGAAAAGCGGATTTTGGGAATTCATATTATACCCTTTTCGagttatttttgcattttggaatttaaaaagcTTTAAAAGTCGTTGGACAAACTTCAACTTTGTTGcttaaaatctgaaaacaatattttttgatattctcTACAAATTTTCCAAGTGCTGGTGTTGGcgtttgtataatttttttttgtttgaaaattttgaaaaaattttaaaaagttgaatttgggGAAAGGGAAGGGGAAGGAGTAGCAAAATGAATACTTAATCAAACGTTctgaattttcattcgaaaaataacaatttttgccTCAAAATCACGAGACAAAGACTGAGGACGAAGGCAagtacctttttaaaaaatgaatcgtgtgcttttttaaattttctgatgcCCGAAAACATCTTATCTATTTTGATTCTAGTGTgacgattttttcgttttaaacaCGATTATTTTGACGTTTTGATTGAAAGGTGGAAGGATCACGTATGCTCTAGAAACAGGATTATTCGAAACACGGTGTATTATCGTCCTATATTTATAGAAAAATGTATTCTCCAGAGAATGGACCAGCGAGAGGTGATACCTGCTTCATTCATAAAAACTCGTCGAGCCGACTTGAGAGATACGTTTTAGTATTAAGTAATTTCAACCCATTTCAACCGAGTTAGGCAAACATACGTATAAAATTATTAcataacgaaataaaaataaatctaccTAATGcagtaaaaataagaaaaaaaagagtgaaataTTACCATTTTTATGCGATTCGGCGTGTACTCTATGTGGCGCAGATCATGAAATCATATAAGACGAAAGGATCTCTCTTAACTTTACAGGAAGCTGCACCTTATACTGTTGAATATTTTACCGAAGccgaatgtaaaaaaaaacaacagcgaactgaatgtaaaaaaaaatggaaaaacactTGCACACTTTGAAAAACTTGACCAATCACTACATAATCATCGAATAAAATGAGACGATCACTGATTCGTGTTTAggtgtaggtaataggtataggtatcacACAGCGCGTacaaatgaaatcgaaaatgtggaaaattgaaaaaataaattgaaaaaaaactcgactcgACGACGATCTGGAAGGTATATAGCTGGTCGAAGAGATACTACTGGAATTGcggcggtttttttttcgttggagttgggtaaaaaaaatacacgcacaGAGTTACAATCACCAACTGAACTAGTCTCGAAGAAGTATCAATGTGATAGCAGTTAACAGTGTTGTAAATCGAGGACACAATCTATCGGTCTCGCTTTTTCTTTCTTCGACGCCGgcctctctgtctctctctctttctttctcgATCTCATTACACTCTCTCTTTTAACCAGTCTCCCTCTCATTTCCCTGTGTAGGTACTATGACTCGTACGTGTGTGGTGTACTACGAATCGTAGGTACTACATAGTGTAATATGTGTGTACTACTATGTAGATTGTATGTAGTTGGTAGGCAGGGGTATAATATGTGTCTACCTATCTACATGTTACCTATCATGGTTGTTAAGGATATATGTGAGCTGATTCAGATTGAAAtcgtataggtaattttattggtttgttttcaaaatgctgATGATGAATGTGTTCAGCAATGGTGGCTAAAATTGGAAAGCTCTGGTTCTGGCACCAGAATCAGTCTATCTCAGCTTATAAGTATGGACTCTTGCGCAGATCCCTTCCCTTCCTTCCCTACAAAATCCCAAATCATCTAAAATTATGGCTCCAGAGGACtgaatgattattgattatGTCTCAGAGCATCCTCATCAAAATCATTCATGGATCTTCAGACAGGTCTACATCATTTGAAGCATTCAAAGGTCCCAAACTAATGGAATAAACTGCATGGTTGGAATGGAAAATAACCATGAGAAATGAATCCTATCTACACCTGTGTGGTAAAAAGTCGTCATCACTATAATATAGGAAACCATAAACTTAACCGAATCTCCCTATAGCCTACCAGTCTGCTGAGATACCTAACTGACGATAACGCGATGACTCAATAGaacagtcgaaaaaaaaatcgagtcaaaATATTACAACGATCAATCGAAAGTGAATTAAAAACGACTCAGCGACTGGTTAATTAATGCAcggtattcgtattcgtatattcggtgagtaagtacgagtacctatcttcTACAAACGACGAAGAAGAGTTGTTAAAAAATGACTCGAAGATGTACTACCGGTTTCTATGTACGATCAAGGTTCCAGATACCTCGAGGGCACTCGTTTCCATGAATTTTTTACCTggtttggtttttaaaattatgtcatATGGATAGAGAGACGGTGTCAACTGCAGCTAACATAAGCATGGGATGCTACTAGCTGGTTTTGTGTTATCTCATCGTCGGTCGTCGTTGTAATAACTAATTCTCATCTCTTGTTGAGAGCGAGTATGTTTTTATAATATGGTTTTTGGGGGATTTGAGGAAAGGTTTGTGAAGTCTCTGAATGAGGTAGAGGTatagtaccttacctatttctatattagtacctacctaatcaaacAATTATTTTAGTCTACAAATCCACGATGAGGCGAAAATTGCCCTAAAAATCGATGttattgggattttttttaggGACAAAAAGTTTACTTGGCATAGCGTTGGTACCACTTTGGCATTTATTTAcgaaaacgattaaaaaattttaaagttgtcTTTAGGgtgggaaaagttgaaaaagggGTATTATTTGACGACCTAGAAAGAGTATGCACAAAAAATTCGACCTGGGGATGGATAATTAAATTGGATAGAGCTTGGAGTGTTGGAAtactaaaaatacaaaattttctacCGGCTTCCTGCACAATCAAAAGTTATGCAACCCTAAACGCAATTTTCgcccatttttcaaacttttcacaCCCCAGTTCATGatgtattggggggggggggatttttctCTCATATCCCGTTACAGCgtacctttactttttcaaaacgcCCTTATTCACGAAATTCGACTAGCACATTTCGtcgtaattaattttcaaaatagagtaagtaagtaagtaagtagatactactcttttcatcaaataccaacttcgcaatttttttcaaaggtggccatgtgaccaatcaaaatgggttaaaatttcgcgctgaattcaaaaatatcaacatttttttgttaccccccccccaccccgtGTACTAACCCCCCTAAAAgccgaaaaatttttgattttgagtaaATGTTCTTTTGTGTAGTGATGTTAATTCTACAAATTGTTCAACAAACTGAAACACATGAAGCAACAGAACAAAAGCAGGACGacttctcaaattttcatttgaaggGAAGGGGAAAGGGATTCAATTAAGTATTgctatcaatattttttttatgtttagatctcccctctccccctctcTCCATTTATCGCCACTTGagagacaatttttagaaattcaaatatttaaaactttttgattcaaaatgtgGAAAATCGAAGCCATTTCCCCAAtaatacctcaatatttttcagaaaggggGAGAGGGTCCCAAAATTTGTGttgcattattgaaaaatagaaaaaaagacataagcaggacaatttttcaagttttattccaATGAAAGGGGAAGGGATTCAATTATTACGTACTTTCAAAAGAAGTTTAGatctttttcttcaaatttatcgtcacttgagataatttttagaacttcaaattttcaaaataaggggaaaataaatgggaaatgaaaaaatttgtgatttaaaattatggaaaaacaagtcatttttccaataatacctcaatattttttggatgaGAGAGAGGGGGGGCAAAATTTGTGttgcattattgaaaaatggaaaaaagacaAGAGCAGGacgatttctcaaattttattccaatgAAAGGGGAAGGGATTCAATCTCCTCTCTCCATTTATCGCCACTTGGAagacattttttagaaattcaaattatttaaaactttttggttcaaaatgtgGAAAAACAAAGCCATTTTCCCAATAATACCTCAATAAGGGCCAAGGGGAGGGGGGGCTCAAAATTTGTGTTGcattatagaaaaaaagaaaaaagcatgacaatttctcaaattttattccaatgGAAGGGGAAGAGATTCAATTAttactatcaattttttcactactgAAGAAAgcatttagattttttttcaattcaaaattttgagatgttTGGATCtcctcccccaccccctaattcaTCACCACttgagacaatttttagaagttcaaattttcaaaaaaagggaaaaataaatgggaaattaaaaaaattttgatttaaaatatagaaaaacaatgaaaaatagaACAAGAGGCAAAAGCagaacaatttctcaaattttataccAATGGAAGGGGAAGGGATTCAATTAttactatcaatttttttcaccacttgagaaagcatttcgatttattttttcaattcagatcTCCCTTCCCCCCTTTTCCCAAATTTATCACCACATGAgggacaatttttagaaattcaaattttcaaaataaggcaAGAATAAATgggaaatttaaaactttttgattcaaaatattgaaaaacgaaGTCATTTTCCCAATAATACCTCAATGTTTTTcagaattgggggggggggatccaAAATTTGTgttccattattgaaaaatataaaaaaagatataagccagtcaatttttcaattttttttcgaatggaaGGGGAAGGGATTCAATTATTactataacttttttttcactacttgagaaagcatttcgattttttttttcaattcaaaattttctattttctgaTGTTTAGATCCCCTCTCCCCCATTTATCATCACTCGagagacaatttttaaaaattcaaattttcaaaataagggaagaataaatgagaaatttaaaatatgagaaaaacaAGTCATTTTCCCTATAATACCTCAATGTTTTTcagaaggggggagggggatccAAAATTTGTgttccattattgaaaaatagaaaaaaagacaacagcaggacaatttctcaaattttattctaatAGAAGGAGAAGGCATTCAATTAttgctatcaatttttttcactacctacattaaaaaatcatttcgatttattttttcaattcaaaattttcggatgttttgatatacttacctccccccctccccccccaaaaaaacacaaaaattcatcacaacttgagagacaatttttagaaatttaaattttaaaaataagggaagaataaatgggaaatttgaaatatgggaaaaacaagtcatttttccaataatacctcaatatttttcagaaggggGGAGGAGACCAAATTTGTgttccattattgaaaaatagaaaagaagacaaaagcaggacaatttctcaaattttattccaatgGAAGGGGAAGGAATTCAATTATTactacctatcaatttttttcttctcttaagaaagcatttcgatttttttttcaattcaaaattttcagatgtttagATCTTTCAACTTTCCCAGTTTCTCTCAAAATGTATCACCactacaatttttagaaatttaaattttcaaaataagggaacaataaatggaaaatttaaaactttttgatttaaaatatgaaaaaacaagtcattttcccaaaaatgtacCTCACCACCTGTGACGcctcaaacttgaaaaacacgTGAAATTGCCATTGTAATGCCAAAAACATCGTGGAAATGGTGAGCTAAATGCTCTCAATAAAGTACGAttaaattcgttttttcaaaaactgtactcctcttttggttcatttttaggattattaatgaaaaataacgaTATCATTCGACAACATAATACACTAATTTAATTCAGGTAACAAAAGCAGTCAGAAAGTATCGATAATGAATCacgtacatagaaaaaaaatgcagttcaTCAATTGATAGAATTCGGGCTATGAATTCGTTGATGTTCGGTTTCGTTTTCGTCTTCGATTTATTACTTTACTGCAGTATTTCGTCGAGTTGGCTTCTTCGATGTCTGTTTTAACGTTTATCTGAGGAACGCAATTACGAGTATAATCTGAATTGAAACTGAGCAAAGCATTCAGCAAATCAGTCGAACTCGAATCATCGTCGAGTAAAGCTTTGAGATTTTTATTCATCTCTACGACGCCATCGCGATAATATTCGGGATCTTGTTCGAGTCGTTTGATTAGCCGAGCGAAATTTCTAGATAATTGTTCGACGACGTCTTCGTGTAAAGAATCTTCGTCAATTTCGACTACTTCTACTTCCATTTCAAAAGGTTGTTCTTCGATGTTGATTTCTAAAACTGGATGAAATCTTTCATCATTCGAAGAACCAACAACGTTTTCTGGCTGATGAGAAGGTGAGCTGGTGCTGTCAGGTACTGCTGATACGATCCTGTTTTCCGATGAGAGGATGCGTTTTTGTAAAGTATTATAGAAATGTCGCACCCAGTCGTAGTCTGGCATTATTTTACGATTCAACATGATCTATATACGACATACAGAAAAAGAAAGATTAGAAATGTTTTTAACAGAgtacgtaggtattttgtaggtacttatgtatgATAATATACCTTTTCCGCTTCCGAAGCTTCGATATTTGACAGCACGGATTGTTTGTAAGCTTTCAGAGCTTCGGCTGGACTCTTTTTACCTTCTCTGTACAGTTTCTCGAAAGCTTCCACTACAGATGGTTGAGGTTTATGGTAACGTAAAGCTTCGGCCGAGGTAAGCTCGTGATTATGgcgaaatttaatatttattttagtCAAAGCGATATTCTCTTTGGTTATCTTGCTGCTAATGTGAATACAACTCGGGCACGCCGTTCCTTTGGATTGTTTTTTTCTAGATTTAATATTCAACAGGTCGACTCTCTTCTTCGAGTGTTGGCATTTGAAAGATGCTCGATACAGACAGTCTGATCTGCCGGTGTTTCGACACACGTACACGCATTCGTTTTTCTCACCGAAGTCGTGAACGAATTGTTTGGCTTGTTCGAATGGTATACTCGATTTGCATAGGATTTCCAGTTCGTAATCGTCTCGTTCGATGGATTTTCTGCATAGTTTGGAAATCACACCGGTGAAATTGGTCTGTGGTAGGACTTTCTGTAAATTCGAACATCATGGGGTTAGATTACAGGATGAGTGAAAGGGTTGAGTTGTAAAATTATTGTACTACCTTTACGAACGACGTGTTTTCCGGTTTGACGAATTTCAGATCGAACGATGACATGGTCGAAGGATATGATTGGAATCACTGAAATATTACATCGATTGGCATAATTGATTGATATATTTATAAACGAATGGTAAAATTATAGCCAAAGACAGATGTATTCGACGAATTGTGagctttgaaagtttgaatttagaAACGAGAATCtgtttttctgaagaaaaaaaaacgtacaagTCGATTGATAAGAACAAGTCGTAAACAAAAAACGTACGCAGCGCTCTCTAGACAAATAATGTCACTGAAACTGATAATGGATTTATTTCGACAAATTTCGactgattaaaaatttgttttgtcgTTTGCAAAGTAATTTCGAAGGTGATTTTAAATTCGTAGACGTTAATTTAATTTCGATTAATAATTCGAGACCATGAAGAACTAGTTGGGAAGCTGCTGTAATCAAAAAGGAAAGATAACTGATCGGAAACCATGGCTCTGGTGGTGATTGATAACGATCCTTGGTGAGTCGACTAACAGGAAAAATGACTTATTTTATTCGTATTACGAAGTACTAAACATCTGGAAATGACGTTATTTTTCACGATAGGCTGGACGAGTACGATATGTGCGAGAAATTGCACAGAGATATTCTCGATTTACTCAATAAACGAAGCGTCGAGTTGAAAACCAGCGACGATTACGCACGTCTATCGTCATCGATTCGTATACGATTGAAACAGTTCGATGTGGAAGTGGAACAACTATCGCATAAATTACGAGAGGCTACCATGTCCAGAGCTATGTATCCTTTTTGTACATTCATCTCGAAAGAATGATGAATTGATCAGTGTGAGTTGACGATGATTAGTCCTTAACGATAGTCGTAGTACTCTAGACGAAGCCGAACGTAGAGAACGATTAACCGAGAATTTGAGAACGAAAAGTATCCATATGCAGAGGAGATTCAACGATAGGTAAATCATAcgagatattttttcatctttggtaTGATTTTACTCGTGATAACGGTGGTGTTGTTTCGATAAATGTAGAGATACGATGTCGAAAACGAATCGATCCGAGCTGCTGGACGATAGATATGGATTTTCGAACAACAAGTTGAGCAAAGTGGAGAACAGCGGATGGTCTTCGGTCGGAGATGACGATGCTATATTACCGGAGAATCCTACGATGGCTGATATGGCTCAGTTGAGATTGCAACAGAGGTCTATGATGGAAGGTGTGTGTGAAAATCAGTAATATTCTGCGAagatttatatgtattttagtGACGTGATTTTTACACGAGCATCGTTTACGTATTTTAGAACAAGATGCTGGGTTGGAAGAATTGAGTAAAACTATCTCGAGACAGAAAAATATCGCCATTAAGATCGGAGATGAGGTTAATGTTCATAATGGTGAGTGTTATTCATTCGTAGTACGAGTGAGTCAAATTATAGTAACGAAGAGTGATCTTTTTTTAATCCCTCTGTATGGCAGATATCTTGGATGATATTTCTGACAGAATGGAACGTACTGTGACCGGTTTACAAAGAGGAACTGATCAAATCAACGTATTCTCTCGAAAAGAAGCCACTTGTGGTaaatatacatatacctatattAGAATAGGATTCCTACGATTAATGATTGATGTATTACGTACTTATACGATGATATTATGTTTCTAGGATACTGgatcattattattttattattcatcgCCATCGTTGTGGTAATTTTATCGTGATGAGGTGCTCTGCTCAACGTAGCTGTGTACATTCCTGTTTCGTTTTCGTATTCCCTTCGGGTTTTTCCCCCTACGAAACTCTATCATGTGTGTTTCTTTCGTCGTAATAATGAGTATCGTTACCAAATCCAAAGCAGACAGTATCTCGAGTACTTACCTTTATTAAGGAATCGATTAACGTGTATTTTCgaggatttattttgatttaattcacgaatcattttcattattaacGTATATATGTATTAATCTTGAATAATCAACGTATACATTATTAATTCTTCAGTACTCGTTACTAGTCacaatacatatttttgtattCGAGCAGTTCGCCGaatttaaatgcatttttttatattgtgaATGATTGATTCATTTTGTATCAGATTATCGTCTTTatggttattattttttccagtgTACTTGTATTTTCGCTATTAAACGTATTAGCCTTATggattgctaaaatttttcaaagtctcagTTTCtgccaaaatggccaaaaatctcGTCATtagccaaaattgccaaatagtctcatttcttgctaaaatggtaatttttttgtcaaaaatttcgaaaagtctcaatttttttccaaaaattatccaaaagccttgcttttttttgccagaaattgccaataatttcttgaaaattttgtttttccagcAAAAAGTTGTAAACTACCTAGTctagttttttggtaaaaattacaaaaaatatagaGAAGTCACTTTTTCTACAACAATTACccgaaagtttaaattttttgtcagaaaattgccaaaaagtatttttttaaccctatttgcaaaaattatgaggttttgttttttgacaaaatttgtaaaaaattcttgctgtttcaaaaattgacaattgtgttttttttttgttgcaaaaatcacttttaagtcttgttttttgatcaaaaaacgcCAATAATGATTCTGTagcaaaaagttgcaattttctggaaaaaatttcgaaaaagatgTGAAGAAgtcataggtactttttttttcaaaaattcgccaaaaagtctcttgcttttttgccagaaaattgcCCAAAACAATCTTGTTTTTTGGTCTATAAATAATTCTcaagaagtcctgctttttgctgaaattgtcagtcGCGCTTTTTgccaattgtaaaaaaattttgcttttcagaaaaagttgcaaaaaagaaTAGCTTTATTGgtacaaatttcgaaaaaaaaacaatttttttgtgatattttttaaaaattgcttcgagtactttttgctaaaattgtaaaattctagctttttagcaaaatcattggtaaaaaaaactttcttctttattttcagaaaaattacgaaaaagtcttgtttttcacCCAAAAGTTGTAgaaaggtatcattttttttgccaaaataattttcaaacaataaaatcgtgaaatttttgatttttggcaaaaattatgttttttttttcagcaaaattgtgAATGTGAAAGatgtgacttttttcaaaatttattcaaaagtgctgctttttgcctcaaattgcagaaaaatgtcacttcactttttgtcaaaaaatgcgaagaagtctcacttttcaagtttattttgaattgtctccatttttcaaaaaaaaattgtattgccaaaaaatatttttttaaaatttttttacaaacaaaaattcaaaatgttctgctttttgaaattcagcttgcttttaaaaaaattgccaaaagtcaaAGTCtcgtattttaccatatttttttttgaattggaaattgCAAAAGTTCTCAtcaagttgccaaaaatttccaaaaagttataaaatagttcaattgtcaaaattaaaaaccagaacatttcaatttgtaatggttttttttctcattttttgtcattttaggTCTCTTTTTTGTTActcaactttttgtaagtttattttgaattgtctcgatttttcgaaaaaattgtattgccaaaaagtattctttttttacaaaaaaatttcaaaaaacttctgcttattaaaatttttgttttaaaaaaatttgccaaaaagccatgtttttttttggcaagcaGTTGATCACATCTTTTAATTCATCTAGAGCTTCCTGCAgaattccatatttttcaaagtagatatatttttatCGATCTGGAGATgatgaaaacgtgaaaaaattgtgaaaataaataTTCGCGTAATTTCGTGTTTGATTTGAAcagatctttaaaaaaaaaagttgaaaatttactgcTCTAATTTCTTGAAACTCGGTTGTTCTATGTaatccaaaaaatgtattttttcgataaatctCCTCAATATGGAAATTAGAAGTTCAAAATCGTTTCATCTGAATTTCATTAACTAATGTAcgaacgatttaaaaaaaatatatgctcagaaaatgaaaataacgtttaatgaaatcaacattaaaaatagaaaaatgaacactAGTACTTCTTGTATATAAAATATAACGAAAAACAACaaacgaaatgaaatgagtACAGGTAATATGCGTAGATAAGGCTTACATACACATATTATAGACCTATAATTAGTACCGAGCTATCAACTCTGACCTCTGGAGATAACCGataactcaaaataaaaataaaaaaacatcacttctgtctgtaaaataaaaatattcgatGGTTTTTACGATGTCTCTCATGTGAAAAAACATTGTAGAAAAATACCCAACCCTTCCAACCCTCTGTCCACATTTAATCGCTACAAATGACATTTTCTATAtcatcgacatcgac
This region of Planococcus citri chromosome 5, ihPlaCitr1.1, whole genome shotgun sequence genomic DNA includes:
- the LOC135846360 gene encoding uncharacterized protein LOC135846360, translating into MSSFDLKFVKPENTSFVKKVLPQTNFTGVISKLCRKSIERDDYELEILCKSSIPFEQAKQFVHDFGEKNECVYVCRNTGRSDCLYRASFKCQHSKKRVDLLNIKSRKKQSKGTACPSCIHISSKITKENIALTKINIKFRHNHELTSAEALRYHKPQPSVVEAFEKLYREGKKSPAEALKAYKQSVLSNIEASEAEKIMLNRKIMPDYDWVRHFYNTLQKRILSSENRIVSAVPDSTSSPSHQPENVVGSSNDERFHPVLEINIEEQPFEMEVEVVEIDEDSLHEDVVEQLSRNFARLIKRLEQDPEYYRDGVVEMNKNLKALLDDDSSSTDLLNALLSFNSDYTRNCVPQINVKTDIEEANSTKYCSKVINRRRKRNRTSTNS
- the Syx8 gene encoding syntaxin-8, giving the protein MALVVIDNDPWLDEYDMCEKLHRDILDLLNKRSVELKTSDDYARLSSSIRIRLKQFDVEVEQLSHKLREATMSRAITLDEAERRERLTENLRTKSIHMQRRFNDRDTMSKTNRSELLDDRYGFSNNKLSKVENSGWSSVGDDDAILPENPTMADMAQLRLQQRSMMEEQDAGLEELSKTISRQKNIAIKIGDEVNVHNDILDDISDRMERTVTGLQRGTDQINVFSRKEATCGYWIIIILLFIAIVVVILS